In Balaenoptera acutorostrata chromosome 8, mBalAcu1.1, whole genome shotgun sequence, the genomic stretch ttggccgcaccacgaggcttgcgggatcttaggaccccagccagggatcgaacccaggccccagccgtGATAGCgccgggtcctaaccactggaccgccggggaattccctgAGTTGACATTGTTGATAATAATAGATACTTGTATTTTGGTCACTTTCCGCTTCGGACACACTCCACAGTCAGCACCTCACAGTGAAACAAGAGTATCTAAAGGTCAGGTTGTACCATAAATACTCTTTTTATTAGAAAGGCTAGCTTAAATGGAATCGCTGGGAGATCTGTAGATAAGATTGTTGGTGTGTGCACCACGTGcaaggcactgtgttaggtgttgcgaaagaaaaaacacaaatgcagCTTGGCCTCTGAGACTAAAGGTGTTGGTGAGTTCATTGCTGGCTGGAATTTAAGTGGCTTTGTAGGCCACTCGGCCCAGATCAACAATGTACTGCTCAGCTTTCCAACAGAGGGGGCCGGAGAGGTGCCTTTGTTGTGCACCCTCGTGAAGGCCAGGACCCCTTGAGTACTGCGTGTCAGGTAAAGGGTGTGGTGACTTTTTCAACACTGAGAGCAACTTTACTTCATTTGACACTTGGTAGGTTAGGCGGTCTTAAGAGGTAAAACAGTGATTCCTGTTATTTCCTCCAGCTTTTTGTGGAAGTATGGGTATTGTCTTCATCTGGTGGAAATCCAGTTTTAACTAGTTCTTTCTCATTGTTCGTTCTAAAGTGGACAGACAGTAGGAAAATGACATCACTACCGTTGGCCCTTAAAGTGGCCCTTGAGTTTAGCTTTGAAAGAGTAACCAACTGAAGGCTCCGAAGGGTCTTAATGATATATGTGTTTACAGAGCAAGGGTTTTTGCCTGATTCCAATTACTTCAGATGAACCAGCTTGACAGGAGTAACATTTATTTACTCCTACTATGATCAGTATACCATTGCTGGTAGTTTTTATGAGGTTTGGGGGAAGAGTGAGAACAAATGCACACAGTCCTAGAAGAGGTAGAATATGCCATTGGGGTATTTGTTTTTAGCTGGTCGGACAGCAGGTTAGTCTGTTGTACTGAAATGCTATTATTCTGAGGGATCTCACACTGTGCCCTCAGAAGCCGAGCGGTTGGAGAAATGAATGTGTCTTTGGTCATTGTAGGACAGTCCCGGGAGCCGAGCCTGGGACACTTAGTTGTGGTGAGATGCCCACTTTGTTGGCGTGGGGTTAGAAGAGTCTCACTTTAAAGAGAAACTTGATGAAATTGATAGGTTGAGGTTGACATGGTAAGTGAAAGTACTCACTTACCAGCACCTTCACAGTCTTTCCTGTCGTTCACTTAACATTTGCTTGACGCTGACAGATAGGTAAAATATTGGcccctttaaaaaacaaaccttaaaaaTTCAGTAGGAGGTGGGGAGATGGAGTAAGTAGGCTGCAGATGAAATAAGATTGGCCCTTTGTTGAAAATTGTTAAAGCTGGGTATTGGGTTCATTACACTAATTtactttgtatatgtttgaaattttctatagaTTTAAATTTATGGAacaaatttttgaagaaatgccTTCTAATATATTTTTGAGGCAGAAAGTCTCTAACTCTGCCTTTGGTCACTAATTGAGAATATCGGTTGAATTGTTTGCTTAGTGGCCTCCAGAGAAAGCTCGGGCCTAAGGAACCACAAGATTTTGGTGGGTTCTACTGATTACAAATCATagttggggagggggaattgTTAAATGTATTCTCTTGGTGTCAGTTGTGATCATGCCCCACTGCAGATCGGTGATTGTACGTGATAGGTAGGCAGAACCTTCCTAGGCTTGAGCTCACCTGCCTTGGCATGGTTTGAAAATCCCTTCTATTGCTCTGTTGTAGGATGTTTCACAGTCAGGTAGCTGATAGCACCTGCAGAGAAACACCTGAGTTGCCACTATCTCATGACATTTCGCCCTTCCTTCAGGTGTGCTTTGGTGTAAGGAGAATgaggaaagatttctttttttaacctattttatcCCTCCTCTTTGCCTCTTTGAATTTTGGGACTCTCTAGAGGCAGAGCCTCAGGGCCCTGTTGGTGCTGTTAAAACTCTAGCTCTCGAGAGATGGTCCCTCTGCTTCATTCAACACGTGTCCTAAACCCCCTGCACACAGTTATGCACAAGGTGGAAAGTCAGGTAAGAGCTCAGAGGGCAGTGCCATCCCTTGTGGAGTCAAGGGACAATGGCAGGGGTACTGATGATTGTCAGGGGGATGGCGGAGATACTGGCTTTGGGcttaggttttgattttttttttccctgctccatttttttttttttttttttaagatttctttattgactgattgattgctatgttgggtcttcgtttttgtgctatggctttctccagttgtggcaagtgggggccactcttcatcgcggtgcgcgggcctctcactattgtggcctctcttgttgcggagcacaggctccagacgcgcaggctcagtagttgtggctcacgggcctagttgctccgcggcatgtgggatcttcccagaccagggctcgaacccgtgtttcctgcattagcaggcagattctcaaccactgcgccaccagggaagccctccctgctcCATTTTTGTTGGCAAGATTTTGCAAACTATTCTTTTAGTTTCTAGTGtacccttgatttttttttttttttttttttttttttttaaatcatgcccTTAGGAAAGGGACTGAATCCAATGGATATTATTGGCAGGCCTCATTCTTCTTTGTGGCTTGGGGGGAAGACCCAGGCTTTGGAGTCTTACAGATGGATTGTGgtccaaatcctgactctgccacttagcaGCAGCCTGGCTTTGGGCAGATTATCTTGCTCGTTAAACCtaagtttcctcctttgtaaaatgacgGTAATGTTGTCCTCCTTGCGGAGTGGTTTTGAGGATTCAGTGAAATCCTGTTTAAAGAGCACCTGTTCGGTGCTCTAAGCCCTGAGTGCCCAGCGAAGTCCTGGCCTTCCGGGAGTTTCCATCCTGGTGGGAGCAGATGATAAGCCCAGACGATAAGAGCAGCTGACTTTATGCCAGACGCTGTATGGAAGCAGCTGACACACATTAAACTCAGTTCTCCCAGCAGCCCCATGAGGCACGTGCTCTTGTTATTCCCAGTTtgagggaactgaggcagagagaggttaatcctggaggagtcaggatttgagcccaggccaTTTGGCTCTGGAGGCGGCATTTTTAACCGAGATCTTCTGCTCCCTTTCTTAACAGTCCGAACGAGGCAGTGATATCCGTGCTCAGAAACAATCTAGTCGTTGGAGGTTTTACTGCATCAAGCGCATGAGGCTTTCTCAAAAAGAAGCCCCTGTTTCAGGCCAGACATTGAAGCAGGCAAGCTGTTATTCCTCTGCTAGAGACAACTTTCTTCTTCCGAAGAACTGTCTTAGATACAAAAGTGTGTGTTTGTTAGGGATCAGCATATATCAAGACCATAAGTAgtatttgtgaaatttttgtatCTCATTCAACCTAAAGTGGCAGGTGGTTTTTGTAGAAATTACGGCATTGCAAACGGGTACGTGCATATCTAATTGGATGTAAAAGGTTGTAGAAGTTACAATCAAAATACTATACAGTAGAGCAGTGCCTAAAAGGCAATTGTGTGCTACGTGTTCAAACCACAGGGAAAATTTTAGGCaggaattatatattttttttcagtgggAGGGCTACAGCTAACAGGTAATGACTTGAGGAAAAACAAAGTGTCCTTTTCTCAAGTCAGCAGAATTTTACAAACTTTGGTATTATCGACATTGAAATAACTAGGATCTCTTTGCCTGAGGCTGCCGATTACAGACACAGACAGCAGAAAGGATCTTGGTCATGTTATAGCTGTATACCTTTACCTTaggctttttaagaaaaagaatttagtgGAAAAAGATTCCTTCCTCCCCTTAATCAGTTGGGGCTCTCCGGTTTCCTGGCCCATCTGATGCCGCATTTTGTTAAGCTGATGGCTCTGCATCTGTCTGCCTTGCTGTGACAGGGCAGAAATGGCTGCCTCACAAAAGGGCTGTGAGGCTTGGGTCATTTGTGTGAAGAAGGGTTTCTGCTAGGTCGTGGCTTTTTTTGAACGGGGCCTTGACAGGACAGAAGTGTGGAACTTGGAGTGAGTTCAGAGGAGAGCCGAAGGAAATGAGTGAGGCTGTGCCGGACAGCTGTGAGGACGGACAGGCGGGAGGGGAGCCCGGCGTCAGCGAGCGCGCTCTCGTCAGAACAGCCGCCGCCTTTCGTCTTCACAGAGGTCCGGGGCTAAAGTTACACAGATAAACCGAGGTTAGTGATGAGGAAACTGCGGAAAGGATGCGGTTAACAAGGAGAAGCGTGGAAGTTCCTCTGGGTTCTGTAAAAACAGGGTGGTTCCCTTTGGAGCCTCTACAAAGGTAGAGAGAGCATCCTGATGAGGAGCCTGGCAGGTCACGTGCAGCCTTGCAGTCGGCCTGGAAACGTGCCCATTCAGCTGCACGCCGGCTGCCACCCCACCCTTCTTTCTGCCCAGGGAGTCCGGGGCAAGGGGGGGCTGCCTGTGGCCTGCCTCCGTCCGTGGTGATGATGACCTTTATGGAATGTGGAAAATAGCTCCCCCCGAGGAAGAGGTTAGGCGCCTTCAGCCTGGAACTCAGGGTCTCTTCTAGCCCACTGGTCTGCCACCCTTTGCAACCAGCGTGACCTGGGCAAGAAAGAATTTGATGGCTCCTACCCTCTGCATGGAGACCCTTTCTCTTTGAATTTTGTGTTCTCCTTGCAGCTAACCATTTGAGTTAATGCTTGCATGTTCTCTTCTGGGTTAGGGTTCCGCAGCATTCCAGACCTCAAGCACCGGTTCAGGATGGGAAAAAGACGCTGCGTCCCCCCACTGGAGCCCAAGCTGGCAGCAGGCTGTTGCGGGGTTAAGAAGCCTAAGCTGTCTGCAGGTGGGACGCACGGCCACGGGAGCCAGTCCACAGCCGTCCCCGGCTCCAGTGCGGGGCCTCTTCAGAACCACCAGCATGTGGACGGCGGCAATGGTCGCGAGAACGTGTCGGACTTGACTCTGGGACCTGGAAACCCTCCCATCACACGTATGAACCCTGCATCGGGAGCGCTGAGCCCTCTCCCCCGGCCCAATGGAACTGCCAACGTCACCAAGAATCTGGTGGTGACTGCAGAGATGTGCTGCTACTGCTTCGACGTCCTCTACTGTCACCTGTACGGCTTCCCACAGCCACGCCTCCCTAGGTTCACCAATGACCCCTAGTGAGTAAAGCGGCCGCGCGTCGGGGGCGGTGAGGAAGGCGTGACGCCTCTGTCGGGGGCATTCTCTTGAGAGAGTCTGCTCCTTATAAAAAGCTTAACATGATTTGGGCAAAGGTTGATGGGAATAGAATGCTGAGAAATGTGCAGCCAATGTCTAGAACACTCACTGGGCTCAGCAATGGAAGGGTACTAGGCTGTGTCTGCAGGAGCGGTTGGCTTGTCAAAGTAATGTTCCGGGAATCAGGAGGGTTTCGTTCTTGGTCTTCTGTTGGTTCAAATGGCAGTGGGTAGGTCATCTAACCTCTCACGTGGAGAAGTCACACCATCACACCATTGTGGACCCGAGCACCGTTGAAGCCCAAGTGACCTGCCAGTGTCTGGGTGCCAGGTGGGAGACTAGGAGCTCATTTAGTGGGAGCTGAGATGCTCCTAACAGGGGTCCCCTCACTTGGTTCACTGTCAGTCCCATGGGGCTGCCGGCACCCCACCAGCAACGTCAGAATTTGCTTTACTGTTTCTAGTTCATGACTCTGTTATTTGTCCCAGGTCCCCTCGAGGTGTCAATGACTTTAATAAGGAATATGTGTAAAGGGGAAAGTCAAGTGAAGATGCTCATGCCAATGCTTTCTTTCTCAATTGGAAGCAGCTTTGAGGTGGCTTTAAAGAGCActgctgcttttttatttttatttttttaggagaTGCTTTTAGAGCATTCACTGACTGATCATCATTCCTCGACTGTTAATGCCATACTGAGGCGGTGCGTAGCCCCACTGGGCAGGGAATGGAGGAGTATGAAGAAAAAGTCCTTGCTCTCGGAAGACTTGAGTTGGCAGATCACACACAGAAGCTAAATAGTGTTCACACACCGTCTGGGCAGAGGTGGAGAGGAAGTTACTCCTGTGATTGTGTCAGAGGAGAAGAAATGCAGAGAAAAATGTGCTCACTCTTTAGGGAAGTATTGCCGTGCGATACCGTGAACAGAAAAATCCTGACTGAGTCGGTGGAGAGTCTAAGGCTTGATCTGAGTGGGATCAGGTGTGTCCCTTGCAGGAGAGGGACATGGGTTTGGAAGAGTTAGGTGGTGGCCGCAACATTGTAGGGTGTGGAGACAGTGGAATTCTTGAAGGGTTTTTGAGCAGGTTTTGGAACATTAACTTTGGCCGGTGGTGTTCAAGTGTTTTACTGGAAGGAAAAGATGGGTAGGTGGGAGATCCTGCTTTGTAATAATGATCAAAGTTagataacttaaaaaatttaagttgCTTTTGAGAAGTGTTAACTCAAGAATCAAAGAGGTAAGGGCATAGGAATATGGAGGAATTTCAGGAAGAGGGGACAGCCCTGTAACCTCTGCCTAAAGCATCTGTCAGCGTCGATCGGATGTAGCCTAATGCAGCATGACTTGGGCCTAGAAAGTGGTTAACTTCTGCTAAGAATAagctttttatttcatcttaGCGGCGCCACTTGGCTTGCGGGATCATCGTTTCCCCAGCAGGGATCGGACccgagccctcggcagtgaaagcgccgagtcctggccccggactgccggggaagtccccaaGAATAAGCTGTCTTGaggagactttttctttttttctggaatttaCGAGCAGGAGAGGCAGAAATAATGATGGGCACGATGCGGGGTTGAGCGGAGAAGGTGTGCAGGCCCCGTGTGTCTTCGTGAAGGTGGAACTGGGAGCgtagacacatgaaaagagaGTAAACAAGAGGAGAAAGACATGGAGAACTAGAAGAAGAAAGAGTTGAGTCCcgggcagaggaagaagaaaacggCACGTCCACGTGGTGCTAGAGTGGAGTGAGGCTGTGAGCAGGGGCCTTTCTTCTCGTGCCTCGCGGCGATTTCCTCTCCATTTACGCCCCGGGGCCGCGCGGCTCCGagagggcagagagggcagaGCCTTTCAGACAGCCCGCGTCAGAACACCATCCTTGAGGGGAAGAACAGACGAACAGGGCTAGAGCCGAGGTTTTCTTCTTCCCTGACTGACGTGTGCTTGCTCTTTCAGCCCGCTCTTTGTGACGTGGAAGACAGGGCGGGACAAGCGGCTTCGTGGCTGCATTGGGACCTTCTCAGCCATGAATCTTCATTCAGGACTCAGGGAATACACGCTAACCAGGTAATGGCGACCGCACGTAAGACTGGTAGATTATTGGCCAAAATGGAAAAGCACTGCCTGCCTCTTCTGAGTGGTGAAGTCCGAGTGCTCTCTTTCGGACGATCAGGAAGTGTAGGGGCATTCACCTGGTGAGCCGCTTACCGGTCCGAGTACAGGCAGTCAGCGGCCTCAGGTTGTTCGCAGCATGTGCGGGCTGAGGCATAGTGGACGTTCTCCGCGGCGCTCGAGAGCCGTCAGCGTCCGGCACGTGATGTCGGCTCCCGGCTCCGGAGCAGCCTCACTTATGTTTTCTGTCCTCTCCAGTGCACTTAAGGACAGCCGGTTCCCCCCCCTGACCCGAGAGGAGCTGCCTAAACTTTTCTGCTCTGTCTCCCTCCTTACTAACTTTGAGGATGCCAGTGATTACCTGGACTGGGAGGTGAGAACAGCCGCATTTGGAACTCTGCATCTCTCGTTGCATTTGGGTTCGGGTTAGTACATGGTAATGTATCTCCTTCATTGAGCGAGGGTATGAGAATGTGAAAGCTGAGTTTGGAAGGAATTGTAGGCAACTTGGGTGACAGAAGAGGTGCTACGGTATTAGAAGTAGGAAGAAATGGGAAGCCTTTCTTCTCCCGTTCTTCCCAGTCTACTCTGGTccacatccttttcccatgtctGATAAGAAATAGGAATGGGGATAAAGGAGAACATTCCTGATTCTTCGTGGTAAGCCCTTGGATAAACGTTGTTATCCACGTGAGCCCATGTGTGAAGAGTCAGGAACCCAGATCGAAACCCTGTGGCATGTTCTTTGACTGGAGTAGATTAAAGGTGGAATATTCAAGATCTTTGGATGAACTGTTGAGAGAATTTATTTCTGTAGCCTCCGTACTCTCAGAGAGGTGGCTGCAGGTAGACTCTCACTTTCCCTAAAGCAGCAGTTTCTTTGGCTTCCATGCCTGAGAGAGAGAGTAAGTCATGAAAGGCAAGAGCCTCCCCTTTTCTCAGCCCTGGGTCAAGCTGGTCAGGGGACAGTGTCGATTTATATGAGGATAATTGAAGTTCCGCTAGAGTGAGTAAATGCCATTTACTGGTTGTGTGTTTTTGTAGGTTGGGGTCCATGGGATTCGAATTGAATTCATCAATGAAAAAGGCGTCAAACGTACAGCCACATATTTACCTGAGGTTGCAAAGGAACAAGGTGAGTTGGAGACATGGAATTTCCGTGAATGATACTGTTCACAGTGTTGCCAAGTAACGGGCAGGAAAGCGGAGTGTGCTGCCTTTCAGCCCAACTGTAACTGAGAATGAgtgcctttcttcctctcccgTATCTATCAAGTCCTGAAAGAATGAGAGACTCCCCAAAAGATGTAGGAGCTGGGAAGAGAAGAGGGGTAAAGACTTCCCGTGCCCAGCTGCTCGTTTCACGTACTTTCAGTGAGTAGTAGTATTTCTTGGCCCCCAAAACTGCAGTGGTTAATCGTAGGAAAATTCCAGCAATCAACTTGGTCATATTATGGAGTTCATTGTAAAGGGAGGTTGCCCGTATTAGTGGGTTTTGACCTTTTGGTCGTGAGTTACTACACAGTGTTATAATTGGAAGAATGCATAACATAATCTCtcctgtttttttaaagaactcagTAGGTACTTAGTTCTTACAGTGGGACATGAAAGGTAGGAAATGGGTTGGGCAGGTTTTCTCTTTCAAAGCATAGTTAGAAGAATACCTTAAAATGGTGCTCGTGCAGTCTGGTGTATGacccagttttctttctttcttggagcTGGtctgttttttgaaaataatatgtatttgttaGGTGTGAACCTGGAATAGAGAAAAATATCCGGTTCAGTATATCAGTGAACTAATTATGTGGAGAGGGCTTGCCTTGTTGGTTCCCATCGTGGTTGTGTTTAAACTTTTTCAAAAGCAGTGAGCATATGGCATAAAAAGGAGGAAGCCTTTTAACCACTTCATTGAGATCGTAAATCTGGCATTTCTGTCCAAGGAGGCATACCCGGAGTTATTTCCTAATAGTGAGATGTGATGATAATATAGGTAAATAATCAAGTACTTTTGCCATTTGAAAACTGGttggggaaatttaaaaaatcaaggcaCCTACTGCAATAATTTAGGGGGTTCTCTGGTTTTCAATTTGATATATTTGGGTATATCTGTTGCAAATGTTTCAAGAACAACACAATGGTAGATGTGTGGACACCTTCCCATCCTTCCTAAAGGAATAGTTTCCTTCCTGCTGTCAAGTCTCTGTAGTAGAAAACGACTCCTAGAAATCATCGAAACGAAGGTCACACGAAGGAATACAAGCGCAGAGTATGAATTCTCTCTTCTCCCAGAACAGCCCTGGTTACAGCACTAGGCCAACAGGCTGGTCTACGCTGGGACCGTGTTTGCTCCTAGATAGTTATACTGGGATCATATCTGACAGGAAAGACTCAGAAGCAGGGGGCCTGGGGACAGCCGTTAGTGACGTGTGTTGGGCGTCATCTCACATCTCGGATTCTCCTTGGACTGCCAGTGAGGCAGACGGGGCTCCAGGGACGTGGGGCAGTGCCCAGGCTTGCTCTGCTCGCAACAGACCAGGCTCCTCCTGTCCTGTCACTGTGGTGTCAGAGCACAGCCCATTCTTGTGTCACTGTGCGCTGACCTCAGTGTGCCTGCCTTCTCCTCAGACTGGGATCAGATCCAGACGATAGACTCCTTGCTCAGGAAAGGTGGCTTTAAGGCTCCAATTACCAGTGATTTCAGAAAAACCATCAAACTCACCAGGTAAGCCACTGTCTTATTTTCCTTGTCATTTTAATTCAGTTGGGGTTGGATGGAGGATACTTTTGACAGACAGgggaagagaaacattttctcTGTTAATGTCTCTAAACCAAAGAAGTAGGGGTGAGGCTGAAGCTCCGAGGAAGCAGTGGCAGCACAGGTGAAGACTCCCCAGCATGCTGGGCGTGCCCACGGCTAAGCTGCTAGCACCGTGGGAGCAGGGTCGCCGCTGAGCAGGTCGTGGGTGTGTCTGTCAGGCCCACTTGCTGGGAGGCTGAGCGGGAAGGCTGAAGGCAGGAGAGAAAGCTCTCGGTACAGAAGTCCAGGGTCAGCTGAAGTCATCACAGGTAGTCAGGTGGCCTGTTGATGGAATAATTCCAAGGAAACGCCTCTGCCTGTCTGGGGCTAATACTTGTATGGGGAGGCTGCCTAGTGTAGGAAAATATGCATGGGCTGGactctgaatcccagctccaccacttgctagctgtgtgacctgggccagtttttccacctctctgagcagaaaaaaaaaatttcctgtcCGTAAGAGGTGAATGATAATGCCTTGGGGTTGTTTCAGGGTGTGGTAAGGTCATGCATGCAGAAGCTCTAGTCCAGGGCCAGGCCACACTGTAGGTGGTCGGTAGATGTCGGTCCTCTCCCCATCCCTACTGAAGTCGGAAACACTGAAAGGTTTAGCTTCTGTGGGGTTTCTGTGGACCTCTGTCGGcctgttcatctgtaaaatgctgaATAATCAATATCGTAACCTCACAGGTCTATTTGGAAGATAACCCCGTGTCTTTGAAATGCTTTGgattccaaaaaaaagaaaaaaaaatcttcaaatacaaagcattattattatcattattattataatttatttgaacAGCCATTTCCCTGTCAAAATTCAGGAATAATCACCTTGCAGTGGAGGAGTGATTACAGTGGGAAAGAGATGGCTCTGGGTAAGGATTGTCACACCCAGCTCCTGTGGTCTGTAGTAGGTTCCATAGGTTTGTAACACCCCATGCTTCGCATCCTGACTCATGGCTCTTTCCAGAGCAAGGCCAAAGTGCTATGAATTCTGTTCTGATGACCCTGTGATATGATATGGCATATTCATCTGGAAAGTGAGACCCATCCTCTATAGCCCCAGGATCTTTTAACCTGCTTCGTCAGAATTTGACCCAGAATTAGGTATCTGTGCCCCTTTTAGTTTATAAATAActtgtttgttgcttttctgcAAGTTGAGGTTGCATTTCTGTCAAATTTATCACATTTTAACCTGAAAGTAGATACGCATTGTACACTGGGCATTGGTGCAGCCATCTTCCAGTCTGCTACCCATGTAATTTGACCTTGAAATTCTTCACCCAGACCCTAGTAGCAGATTGCTTAAGAGCAGCCTGGTGATAAGCATATGAAGTGTTTAAAGGTGGGATGTGCAGAAAACAGATTCTCAGGGGTGAATTGTGATTGtgctttttcatcttgttcatTTGTAATAACAACACTGTTTTCTTGTGCtgtctttcattttctgtaaGTAAGATTGCTCTCGGtcttccattttattctttcaaaatgtgGAATAAGCTTTTGGTTTTCTCTGCTGCGTGACTGCAAAATGAAGTGTTTGGGGTTCCTAATACTCTTTCCTGTTTCCTTACACAGGTACCGAAGTGAGAAGGTGACAATCAGTTACGCAGAATA encodes the following:
- the AMMECR1L gene encoding AMMECR1-like protein isoform X3, translated to MGKRRCVPPLEPKLAAGCCGVKKPKLSAGGTHGHGSQSTAVPGSSAGPLQNHQHVDGGNGRENVSDLTLGPGNPPITRMNPASGALSPLPRPNGTANVTKNLVVTAEMCCYCFDVLYCHLYGFPQPRLPRFTNDPYPLFVTWKTGRDKRLRGCIGTFSAMNLHSGLREYTLTSALKDSRFPPLTREELPKLFCSVSLLTNFEDASDYLDWEVGVHGIRIEFINEKGVKRTATYLPEVAKEQDSYTGIISDRKDSEAGGLGTAVSDVCWASSHISDSPWTANWDQIQTIDSLLRKGGFKAPITSDFRKTIKLTRYRSEKVTISYAEYIASRQHCFQNGTLHAPPLYNHYS
- the AMMECR1L gene encoding AMMECR1-like protein isoform X1 produces the protein MGKRRCVPPLEPKLAAGCCGVKKPKLSAGGTHGHGSQSTAVPGSSAGPLQNHQHVDGGNGRENVSDLTLGPGNPPITRMNPASGALSPLPRPNGTANVTKNLVVTAEMCCYCFDVLYCHLYGFPQPRLPRFTNDPYPLFVTWKTGRDKRLRGCIGTFSAMNLHSGLREYTLTSALKDSRFPPLTREELPKLFCSVSLLTNFEDASDYLDWEVGVHGIRIEFINEKGVKRTATYLPEVAKEQDWDQIQTIDSLLRKGGFKAPITSDFRKTIKLTRYRSEKVTISYAEYIASRQHCFQNGTLHAPPLYNHYS
- the AMMECR1L gene encoding AMMECR1-like protein isoform X2 — encoded protein: MEEYEEKVLALGRLELADHTQKLNSVHTPSGQRWRGSYSCDCVRGEEMQRKMCSLFREVLPCDTVNRKILTESVESLRLDLSGISPLFVTWKTGRDKRLRGCIGTFSAMNLHSGLREYTLTSALKDSRFPPLTREELPKLFCSVSLLTNFEDASDYLDWEVGVHGIRIEFINEKGVKRTATYLPEVAKEQDWDQIQTIDSLLRKGGFKAPITSDFRKTIKLTRYRSEKVTISYAEYIASRQHCFQNGTLHAPPLYNHYS